One segment of Argiope bruennichi chromosome 11, qqArgBrue1.1, whole genome shotgun sequence DNA contains the following:
- the LOC129956883 gene encoding uncharacterized protein LOC129956883 isoform X2 has product MSNPIDSQLKNLYRLSLEDISLRKVAVLLVSDPVKYMSSTTVVYRDGEERLKLKHELFKSIVAELCLAESMREPLVNLLNPIFMETYKWLKYHGEFLKSEHSSFDCREYLKHLQWTHIGTVNYRKTAEAMIRDEKLDIDRRFKLACLYCLDEDIQNLWQKLSPLSKKRFYNKGRYPRCYLTEEIIIFWTCILKGRVDKLENLLARRVGNYSSIYQQAFEYFANSGYETATRYFFEKLTCEEKDASLVRTAKSVAGCVNPSFQPFNDVFCYLLSEMNTEQFQNVLENSSYAILRSFLDWPRLDAFSEVSQLALPYFGEDDYDQLHFFLSQKFKYVYNSAKLFRNLFLITPKVFRHSTYYLDDFFERKDTEMIKFMFRNMDPEETLELVLSGEALHNCYEQMRKGKLDFVEFFIRESRLSKEDRERFLVALNFYAPSLFELDVGAHFTKLVIDIP; this is encoded by the coding sequence ATGTCAAATCCAATTGATAGCCAACTCAAAAATCTTTACAGACTATCCCTCGAAGACATTTCTCTAAGAAAAGTGGCTGTCCTTTTGGTTAGTGACCCTGTCAAGTATATGTCTTCCACTACTGTGGTTTATAGAGATGGCGAGGAaaggttaaaattaaaacatgaacTGTTCAAAAGCATTGTAGCCGAACTCTGTTTAGCAGAATCGATGAGGGAGCCGTTAGTTAATCTACTGAATCCTATTTTTATGGAAACATATAAATGGCTGAAGTACCACGGGGAATTTTTAAAATCGGAGCATTCAAGTTTTGACTGTCGAGAATATCTAAAACACTTGCAATGGACTCATATAGGTACTGTAAATTATCGGAAAACAGCTGAGGCAATGATCCGCGATGAAAAGTTGGACATCGATCGGCGATTTAAATTAGCTTGTCTGTATTGCCTTGATGAAGATATTCAAAACCTTTGGCAGAAATTGTCCCCGCTGAGTAAAAAGCGTTTTTATAACAAAGGGCGATATCCTAGATGTTATCTAACggaagaaatcattattttttggaCTTGCATCCTAAAAGGACGAGTAGATAAGTTAGAAAACCTTCTTGCGCGACGGGTAGGAAACTACTCTTCTATTTATCAACAGgcttttgaatattttgcaaatagCGGTTATGAAACAGCAACTcgatatttctttgaaaagttaACTTGCGAGGAAAAAGATGCATCATTGGTGAGAACGGCCAAATCTGTAGCAGGATGCGTGAATCCCAGCTTTCAACCATTCAATgacgttttctgttatttgttgTCAGAGATGAATACGGAACAGTTTCAGAACGTTCTCGAAAATTCATCCTATGCGATCCTTAGAAGCTTTCTGGATTGGCCACGGCTAGATGCTTTTTCCGAAGTTTCGCAGCTTGCATTGCCCTACTTTGGTGAAGACGATTATGACcagctgcatttttttctgtcccaaaaatttaaatacgtaTATAATTCTGCAAAACTTTTTCGGAATCTTTTTCTCATCACTCCTAAAGTTTTCAGACATTCCACATAttatttagatgatttttttgaaCGTAAAGATACTGAAATGATCAaatttatgtttagaaatatGGACCCTGAGGAAACATTGGAACTTGTGTTGAGTGGTGAAGCACTGCACAATTGTTACGAACAAATGAGAAAAGGCAAGTTggattttgtggaattttttattCGCGAATCCAGACTGTCCAAAGAAGACAGAGAGAGATTTTTGgtagcattaaatttttatgctccATCACTTTTTGAGCTGGACGTTGGTGCACATTTCACTAAGCTGGTGATCGATATTCCTTAA